The genomic region ATAAACCGGGCTAAGGCCTCAGTGACCTGGGCCACCGTGAAGATATTCATCCGGTTGGTACCAGGACCCATTAGGCCACGCATCCCCGCTGTCCCAAAGCTTAATTGCTGGTAAAAAGCATCTTGCTGTTCTGCTGGCTGGTAGTTAGCTAGTTCCTGGGCTAGGTCAGCCGGTAAATCAGCCTGCTGCCAACGCTTCAAATTTTCTTGATAATCCATAATTTCCTCGTGCTTTTCCTTATTTATGGTCGGGTTCTTTGACTGGTGTGCCAATCAAGACCTTCAAAACTAACTGCCGGAAGCGGGGTTGGCGGATAATGAAGACAACCAACACCACCAAGACTGCGGCGACTGCCAGCTTGATATTTTGAGGGATTTCCAAGTGACCCGCAAAATACCCAATCGAGACTAGGACCGTGGCCCAAAGACTACTGGCAGCGAGGGCCATCTTGACGTACTTCGAATAGGCCAGCCCCAGCCGGTGGGCCATCAAGGGTACCACTGTCCGGACAAAGGGAATAAACCGGCCCAAAACGACAAAGAGTAGCCAGCGACTTTCCGGCATTTGGGTGGAAATTTGATTAGCAAAGTCGCCGTTTAAATGCTTTTTAACCGCCGGTATGCGGTCAATTTGTTTGACAATGAAGGCACCGAACCAGTAGTTGACCGAATCGCCACAAAATGAAGCCGACCCAAAAATCAATATTAATAGGAAGAATTCTTGTAAATTGTGGTGGGTACCGGCCAGACTGGCAGTGGTCATGACCAGGGCATCGGCCGGAATAAAGCCAGTGACAATTCCAGCCGTTTCAATAAAGATTAGGGCAAAGAAAATAACAAACTCGACCCAGCCAAAGTGGCTGCTGGCCGCTATTAAATGATTGATCCAGTCGGTAAAAATACCTAGGGTTAACATGCAGATGATTCCTCTAACTTAATTTTCCAATTCGTGCACCCGGTTTTGCAACCAGGGAACGACCTCATCCTCAAACCAAGGATTACGCTTTAACCAAATATTGTTACGTGGTGATGGGTGAACAATGGGAACATACTCAGGCAGGTAGTCCCGAAAATTCTTCACTGTGTCGGTTAAACGCGTGCTGGGTTTAAGGTCCAGGTAATAATCTTGGGCGTAGGCCCCAATTAAGATGGTCAGTTCAATGTCAGGCATCAGAGCCCGCAAACGTGGATGCCACTTCTGCGCTACCCCAGCCCGAGGGGGACGGTCCCCACTCGATGCCTTACCAGGATAGTAGAAATCCATAGGTAGAACAGCGAAAAGACCACTGTGATAGAAATTATCATCACTGACCCCTAGCCAGGACCGCAATCGCTCACCGCTGGCATCATTCCACATAATGCCAGTGTCTTGCACCCGCTTACCTGGCGCTTGACCAACGATTAAAATCTTGGCTTTGGGACTGACCGTGTAAATCGGTTCCCACCCCTTAGCAGTGTAATCAGCATTGGCTGGGTCGGCCATAATTTCTTTTTTAATGCTATCTAATGACATTTCCACCCTCCTTAACTGTACTTATCCTATATTAACACGGGATAAAAATTAACACTGCAGCCGGGTCACAATTAACTCTTAGGGTTTGTGATAATTTACTCATATAAATGCGAAATTACCCCATTATCCCCATTTGTCAGGTAAAATCTATCTCGAATCCTAGCCATAATCAGCTGTCAAATAAGCCCCGGCCCGCCTATCTGAAACCGACCATCGAATTTATTCATTATTTTGTTAGATTTCGTTGACAATAGATTGCTCAGGTATTAACATATACTTGTAATTTGAATTAAGTAAAGGAGATTCATTCATGGAAGCACTTGTACTAACCGGAAAGAAGCAATTGGAGCTCGAGGACATTGATGTTCCTGAAGTAAAGCCCAATGAAGTTTTGATCCACACTGCATACGCAGGTATCTGTGGAACTGACCACGCCCTGTACGCTGGTCTTCCAGGATCAGCTGATGCTGTTCCTCCTATCGTTTTGGGACACGAAAACTCAGGTGTCGTTGCCAAGGTCGGTGACGAAGTTACCAACGTTAAGGTTGGTGACCGTGTGTCTGTTGACCCTAACATCTACTGTGGTCAGTGTAAGTACTGCCACACTGCCCGTCCAGAGTTGTGTGAGAACCTTTCAGCCATCGGTGTTACTCGTAACGGTGGTTTCGAAGAGTACTTCACTGCCCCAGCTACGGTTGTTTACCAGGTTCCCGACAACGTTGACTTGAAGTCAGCTTCAATCGTTGAACCAATCTCATGTGCCGTTCACGGTATCAAGTTGCTGAAGCCATCTCCTTATCAAAAGGCCCTGGTTATCGGTGATGGCTTCATGGGTGAACTCTTCGTTCAAATCCTGCAGGCATACGGTATCCACCAAGTTGACTTGGCTGGTATCGTTGATGAAAAGTTGGCCATGAACAAGGAATTGTTCAACGCTAAGAACACTTACAACACCGCTAAGGGTGACAAGGTTCCTGCTAACGAATACGACATGGTTATTGAAGCCGTTGGTTTGCCACAAACTCAGGAATTGGCTATCGAGTCTTCTGCCCGTGGTGGTCAAGTTATGATGTTTGGTGTCGGTGGACCTGATGCCAAGTTCGAAATGAACACTTACGAAGTCTTCCAGAAGGAATTGACTATCCAGGGTTCATTCATCAACCCTAACGCCTTCGAAGATTCATTGGCTTTGCTTTCATCTGGTAAGCTCAACGTTAAGCCTTTGATGTCACACGAATTGAACTACCAGCAAGTTGACGACTTCGTTAACGGTAAGCTTGGTGTTGTTTCAAAAGCTGTGGTTAAGGTAGCCGGCGAAGAGGCTTAAGCTTATGCAGAAAAGTACCCGTACTTTAGGGTTGGGGGCTGGTTTATCTTACTTTGTCTTCTCCCTAATCATTAACTCGATGGGTAACGTCTTAACCATCGTCACCAGCGAGAAGGTTCATCCGGCCTTTCTGGGATCCGCCTACTGGACGGCGGCCCAAAATGGTTTCAATATTTCCTTCTTAGGTGGTAACCCAGGCACTTTAGGCTTTGTCTTCTTTGTCGTTGGGGTCATCGTCGCAATCCTGAACATGATCTTAGACCGCAAGGTTGATTTGCTACGGTTTGGTGGTAACTTGGTCTTCATGGTGCTCTTCTCATCCCTGATTTCCATTTTCGCTTCAGCCTTTCAGGCCATGCCTGAGGCGCGGACCTTACCAATGATTCTGCTCTATGTATTTCTGAACTTCTTTGGGGTTACCTTGATTGCGGTGGCCATCTCGATTTATCAGCGGGTTAACTATGTCTTACACCCAGCCGATGATCTGATGCAGATTCTTCGTTTCAAGTACTTCCATGGCAACGCTGGAATCGCGATGTGGGTTTCTTATATCCCACCTACCATCATCGGTATCATTGCCCTGATTGCTCACCCTGACTTTACCAACTATGGTTTGGGAACGATTTTCGCCTTCCTTTGCCAGGGTAGCATTACTGGTTGGGCCGATACTCACATCTTCCCTAAGCTAAAGCATCAGGGATTGACTGTTTCAGCAGACAATGTTTAATGAATTGATTGTCTTTGAAAGGACGCTAAATCATGGCTTTTACTGATTATTTTGATGATGTCCAACACATTGGAATTCCTACTAAGGACTTGGCTAAGGCTGAGAAGTTCTGGGAATCACTTGGTTTCAAGAAGATTGGTGACTTCCCAGCTGGTGAAGTTATCTTCATGAACCGCGGTCACCTAACGATTGAGACTTGGCATGATGAAACTGCAACTGGTAAGCCAGGTGCCATTAACCACATCTCAATGAACACCACCAACGCCGACGAAGCTTTCAAGGAAGCTAAGGCAGCTGGATTTGATGTTATCGATTCAGAAGTACAACATTTACCATTCTGGGATAAGGGTATTAAGTTCTTTAATATCATGGGACCAGATGCCGAAATCGTTGAATTCTGTGAAATCGTAAAATAACCCATCAAAAAAGGAGTCCCAACCGGGGCTCCTTTTTTAGTACATAAATTTTAATCGACTTTAAATTTGACTAATAAAATCGTAAGCCTGCTGACCAGCCAGACCACCGTCACCAACTGCAGTAACAATTTGACGGAGGTTCTTTTGCCGGACATCACCGACGGCAAAGACACCCGGAATGGCAGTCTTCATGTGGTCATCGGTAACAATCCAACCTTGATCATCAGTAATCCCCAGATCTTGGAAGGCCTCGGTATTTGGCCGAAGACCGACATAGATAAAGACCCCTGAAAATGGTAACTTACCGGTTTCCTGGGTCTGGTTGTTAATCACATCCACGTCGGTAACCTGTTCCTCATTACCATTAATCTGCTGGACCGAAGTGTTCCAGATAAACTTAATCTTATCGTTTTCCCGGGCCCGCTTTTGCAAGACGGGCTGGGCCTTCAACTGGTCACTGCGGACAATAATCGTTACCGAAGCCGCAATGTTGGCCAGGTAAATCCCCTCTTCAACCGCCGAGTCACCACCGCCGATTACGGCTACGTCCTCATTCTTAAAGAAGGCGCCATCGCAGACGGCACAGTAGCTGATGCCACGACCCTGGTATTCCTCTTCGCCAGGAACACCCAGGTGGACGTGCTCAGAACCGGTCGCAATAATCACGGCCTTGGCCTGGAAGTCACCAGAATCAGTGTGAACAATCTTTTCCTGGTCACTAACCACTTCCAAACTTTCAACTGTACCAAAGGCGTATTCAGCCCCAGCATGCGTCGTCGAAGAATACATTTTTTCGGAAAGATCGGGTCCCATCACACTGTCAAAGCCGGGGTAATTTTCCACCTCGGCCGTATTATTCATTTGGCCGCCATAGACACCCTGGTCCAACATTACGACGGACAATTCGGCCCGGGCGGCGTAAGTAGCTGCGGTCATGCCGGCTGGTCCGGCACCAATGACCACCACATCATACTGTTTTAAATCAGCCATATTTCCCCCTTGTCACTGTTCTAGTAATTTTACTCTTAGGCGTTGATAATGTCTAGCTGCTAAAAAAAAGAGGTATAGACCTCTTTTTTACTTTATAGCTTTGGTGCGAGTTCCTTAATGTAAGCCCGCAACTGGTCCTTAATTTCAGGATGCTCCAGACCAAACTTAATGTTGGTCTCAAGCCAGCCAATCTTAGAACCGATGTCATAACGGTCACCCTTAAATTCGTGAGCGTAAACGTGCTGACGGTTGTTCAAAGAATCGATGGCATCCGTCAACTGGATTTCACCACCCTTATCAGGCTTAGTGTTTTCCAATTCTTCAAAAATTTCAGGCGTCAGCAGGTAGCGACCAATGATGGCCAAGTCGGAAGGCGCATCATCGGGTTGAGGCTTTTCGACAAAGTTCTTAACCCGGTAAAGGCCGTCTTCCTTAACCTTGGTAGCTGGATCAATCACCCCGTACTTAGAAACCTGGTTGTGGGGTACCTTCATAACGGCCAAAGTCGACTCACCAGTTTCACCATAGCGGTCAATCAGCTGCTTGGTCAAGGGCTCCTTATCCTGCATCAAGTCATCACCCAGGAGGACCACAAAGGGTTCGTCACCGATGAAATCCTTGGCGGTCAGGACTGCGTCTCCCAGACCATTTGGATGGGATTGACGGATGAAGTACATGTTGATGTCGGTCGTATCCTCCACCAACTTCAACAACTTCTGCTTATCCTTTTTACGCAGGTTGTCCTCAAGTTCTGGATTAGAGTCAAAGTAGTCTTCAATTGACCGCTTTGACTTACCGTCAACGACAACGATGTCTTCGATCCCAGCGGCCATGGCTTCACGGACAATAAATTCAATGGCTGGGGTGTCAACGATAGGTAACATTTCCTTGGCCAGGGCCTTGGTTGCGGGTAAAAAGCGCGTGCCCAAGCCAGCGGCTGGAATAATGGCCTTACGAACTGGTTTCATAGTTTTTGCCTACTTTCTTACTTTGATAACCCTCAAGCCTCACTCTTTAAAGGTCGGGTCATCAATTCTTTAATTTCTGAACGGATATCAGCCCCCTGGTAGAGGACCTGATAAATTGCAGTGGTAATCGGAATATTAATTTGCTTTTGGTTGGCAAATTCATAGATAGCAGCGGTGGTATTGACTCCTTCAATCACCATGCCCATGTCGGCCTGAACCTGGTCAAGAGCCTGCCCCTGGCCTAGCGCCCGGCCGGCCCGGTAGTTACGTGAGTTAGGTGACATTCCGGTCACAATTAGGTCACCAATGCCGGCTAATCCTAGGAAGGTTTCGGGTTTAGCCCCTAAGGCGGTACCTACGGCCCGCATTTCTACTAGACCACGGGTCAGCAGGGCTGCCTGAGAATTGGCACCATAGCCCAGGCCAATCAAGATGCCTGAACCAATCGCCATGATGTTCTTCAAGGCTCCGGCGAGTTCGGCGCCCACCAAATCGGGGTTAGTATAAGGGCGGAAGGTATCGGTTGCTAAGAGGTGTTGCAGTTGACTGGTAGCCCCCTGGTCAGCTCCGGCAACTGATACCGCCGTTAGGTCGCCTTGGATGACACCTTCAGCGTGGGATGGGCCTGAAATTGCTGAAATACTGGTCCGTAACTCGGCCGGAATTTCTTCAGCAATCATCTGTGAAATCAGCTTGTGACTCCCCTGCTCAAGGCCTTTAGTCGCATGGGCAATGGCGATTGGGTGTTGACCGGCTTTAAGCAGTTCGGCTAGCTGTTTAGCAACTGAACGAACTGCCCCGGTTGGCACGACCATTAAGACCATGTCAACACCCTGAATCGCAGCCGCCATGTCGGCCGTCGCCTTCAGGTTTTCACGCAGATGCGCCTTAGGCAGATAATGTTGGTTCGTATGTTGCTGGTTAATCTCGTCCGCCTGATTTTGACGGTGCGTCCAAATGGTCACCTCGGACTGATTCTGGGCAATCTGGTTTGCTAGGGCAGTTCCCCAGGAACCGGCCCCGAGCACTGCAATCTTAGTCATCGGCCTGCTCTTTTTCCTCTTTAGCGTCAATCTTTTCGTTGCGGGCAATTTCAGCATTCATCCGCTGTTCCAGGGTCTGCAGAGCGTCAAAGCCCATGTTAGACGTCCGGTACTTAACGGCGGCGGCATCAATCACACTGGCAGTGTTACGACCAGGGGTAACTGGGACAACCATCCGCTTAATCTTGACCCCGAGGATTTCCATGGTGTCGTCCTCGTTGCCCAGGCGGTCAAAGCTCTGCTCCCCAATCTTACCGTTGGAAAGGTGGATGTTAACCTTAATTGAAGCGTGGGAGCGAACCGAAACGGCCCCGTAAATCTGCTGAACGTCAATGATACCAACCCCACGGACTTCCATCATGTTGCGCAGGACTTCACTGGGTTCTCCAATCAAACGTTCTTCATCCTCTTGGTGGATATCAACCCGGTCATCCGCCACCAGACGGGCCTTACCCTGCTGGATTAGTTCCAGGGCGGCCTCGGTCTTACCGATGCCGGCATCCCCGGTAATCAAGACACCCATCCCGTGGACATCAATTAAGACCCCGTGGACACTCTTACGAGGTGCTAACTGGCCACCCAGATAATAAGTCATGTTAGACAGAATCTGGGATGAGGTCAACGAAGTGGTCAGGATTGGAATCCGGGCCTCTTCAGCCGCCTGCTTGAGCTCTTCACTGATGGGCAGGCTGGTTGAAACGACGAAGGCTGGCGTCACTGGGTCAGCCATCTTACGATAAACCATCAAGAGCTCATCGTGTTGCATCCGCTCTGAAAACGAGGTCTCAGTAATCCCCAGCAACTGCACCCGCTTGGGGGCGTAGTAGTTAAAGTAACCGGTCATTTCCAGACCAGGACGGCTAATGTCGGCCGTGGTAATTTGTCGATCTAAGTACTTCTTACCGGCGACAATCTTCAAGCGGGTGTTGTCCACTAGGTCCTTAACCGTTACTGATAGTTGTTCCTCTGCCATTAGTCCTCTCCGTCCTTTACTTCTTGTCCTTGCTGCCGCTCATTGAAAAATGAATTGGTGATGGCCAAGATGACCGCAATCAACATTGCCCACCAGAAATTGGCAAAGTGGAAGCCAGTTACCAGGTGCGCAGTTAGCTCTAAGAGTGCCGCATTAATGACGACCGAGAAGATACCCAGCGTAAGCATTAAGAGCGGCAGGCTCAAAAAGAAGAGCAGGGGCTTAACCGACCAATTTAGCAGTGCCAAGACAAAGGCAGCAACCAGGGCGGCGACCCAATTATTTAATTCAAAGCCGGTTGGAAAGAGCAATGACGCCGCCAAGAAGACGCCGAAATTAACCCCGACATTTACAATAAAACGCATGCTAACCTCACATCAGGATTGCTAAGCAATCCCTCATATTTGTTAAAACTTAAACACACCTATTATAGCAAATTGTCCAGTCAAACAACAGTCAGGCCAACTACCCCCGACTGGGTTTTAGCTGATAAAAAAAGGACCATTGGTCCTTTTTACCAACTAGCTATAGCTTAAATGAAGAAGTTATAACCAGGATTAAGTTCAATGATTTTACCGGTGCGCTTGTAGACAATCCACTCAGCAATATCGGTCGTGTAATCACCGATGCGCTTGATGTAACCGGCAATCACCAGGTAGTCAGCGGCTGAATCAACCACTTCAGCGGTTTCCTTCATGGCATCAACCGCTTCAGTCCGCACCTTGGCAGCGTCATCAGACAGCTGGTGGTTCTTAGTAGCAATCGTCTCTGCCCCAAGGGCATCGTTTTTCACGTAGTAGGACATGACTTCCGAAACCATCTGGGCGACTAACTCACCCATGTCACCCAACTGGGCCTCAATGGCCTTGATGTGCTTGGTTCCCTTCACACGGATGGTCGAGGTCGCAATGTTGCGCGCCTGGTCCCCCATCCGCTCCAAAACTGATACAGCCTTTAGAATCGTAACAATTTCACGCAGGTCGGTTGTCACCGGCTGGTAAAGGGCAATCATTTCAAAGGACTTCTTTTCAATGGCTGCTTCCCGCTCGTTAATCTTATAATCGTGGTCGATAATCCGGCGGGCCCCTTCACGGTCATGCTTAATAAATGACTGGACCGCAGCCTGGATGGTCTTTGAGACCAACTGCCCCATTTCCGTAAAGGAACTATCCAAATCAGCCAATTCTTCATCAAATAAACGTCGCATAGTAATTTCTCCCTAAATTTACATTGTTATCACAACTTAGCCAAAGCGACCACTGATATAATCCTGGGTTTCCTTCTTGGCTGGGTCTAAGAAAATCTTGCGGGTGTCATCAACTTCTACCAAGTCCC from Leuconostocaceae bacterium ESL0723 harbors:
- a CDS encoding VTT domain-containing protein, which gives rise to MLTLGIFTDWINHLIAASSHFGWVEFVIFFALIFIETAGIVTGFIPADALVMTTASLAGTHHNLQEFFLLILIFGSASFCGDSVNYWFGAFIVKQIDRIPAVKKHLNGDFANQISTQMPESRWLLFVVLGRFIPFVRTVVPLMAHRLGLAYSKYVKMALAASSLWATVLVSIGYFAGHLEIPQNIKLAVAAVLVVLVVFIIRQPRFRQLVLKVLIGTPVKEPDHK
- a CDS encoding uracil-DNA glycosylase family protein, with amino-acid sequence MSLDSIKKEIMADPANADYTAKGWEPIYTVSPKAKILIVGQAPGKRVQDTGIMWNDASGERLRSWLGVSDDNFYHSGLFAVLPMDFYYPGKASSGDRPPRAGVAQKWHPRLRALMPDIELTILIGAYAQDYYLDLKPSTRLTDTVKNFRDYLPEYVPIVHPSPRNNIWLKRNPWFEDEVVPWLQNRVHELEN
- a CDS encoding zinc-dependent alcohol dehydrogenase family protein, giving the protein MEALVLTGKKQLELEDIDVPEVKPNEVLIHTAYAGICGTDHALYAGLPGSADAVPPIVLGHENSGVVAKVGDEVTNVKVGDRVSVDPNIYCGQCKYCHTARPELCENLSAIGVTRNGGFEEYFTAPATVVYQVPDNVDLKSASIVEPISCAVHGIKLLKPSPYQKALVIGDGFMGELFVQILQAYGIHQVDLAGIVDEKLAMNKELFNAKNTYNTAKGDKVPANEYDMVIEAVGLPQTQELAIESSARGGQVMMFGVGGPDAKFEMNTYEVFQKELTIQGSFINPNAFEDSLALLSSGKLNVKPLMSHELNYQQVDDFVNGKLGVVSKAVVKVAGEEA
- a CDS encoding fructose permease, which translates into the protein MQKSTRTLGLGAGLSYFVFSLIINSMGNVLTIVTSEKVHPAFLGSAYWTAAQNGFNISFLGGNPGTLGFVFFVVGVIVAILNMILDRKVDLLRFGGNLVFMVLFSSLISIFASAFQAMPEARTLPMILLYVFLNFFGVTLIAVAISIYQRVNYVLHPADDLMQILRFKYFHGNAGIAMWVSYIPPTIIGIIALIAHPDFTNYGLGTIFAFLCQGSITGWADTHIFPKLKHQGLTVSADNV
- a CDS encoding VOC family protein; translation: MAFTDYFDDVQHIGIPTKDLAKAEKFWESLGFKKIGDFPAGEVIFMNRGHLTIETWHDETATGKPGAINHISMNTTNADEAFKEAKAAGFDVIDSEVQHLPFWDKGIKFFNIMGPDAEIVEFCEIVK
- the trxB gene encoding thioredoxin-disulfide reductase, with product MADLKQYDVVVIGAGPAGMTAATYAARAELSVVMLDQGVYGGQMNNTAEVENYPGFDSVMGPDLSEKMYSSTTHAGAEYAFGTVESLEVVSDQEKIVHTDSGDFQAKAVIIATGSEHVHLGVPGEEEYQGRGISYCAVCDGAFFKNEDVAVIGGGDSAVEEGIYLANIAASVTIIVRSDQLKAQPVLQKRARENDKIKFIWNTSVQQINGNEEQVTDVDVINNQTQETGKLPFSGVFIYVGLRPNTEAFQDLGITDDQGWIVTDDHMKTAIPGVFAVGDVRQKNLRQIVTAVGDGGLAGQQAYDFISQI
- the galU gene encoding UTP--glucose-1-phosphate uridylyltransferase GalU — encoded protein: MKPVRKAIIPAAGLGTRFLPATKALAKEMLPIVDTPAIEFIVREAMAAGIEDIVVVDGKSKRSIEDYFDSNPELEDNLRKKDKQKLLKLVEDTTDINMYFIRQSHPNGLGDAVLTAKDFIGDEPFVVLLGDDLMQDKEPLTKQLIDRYGETGESTLAVMKVPHNQVSKYGVIDPATKVKEDGLYRVKNFVEKPQPDDAPSDLAIIGRYLLTPEIFEELENTKPDKGGEIQLTDAIDSLNNRQHVYAHEFKGDRYDIGSKIGWLETNIKFGLEHPEIKDQLRAYIKELAPKL
- a CDS encoding NAD(P)H-dependent glycerol-3-phosphate dehydrogenase, giving the protein MTKIAVLGAGSWGTALANQIAQNQSEVTIWTHRQNQADEINQQHTNQHYLPKAHLRENLKATADMAAAIQGVDMVLMVVPTGAVRSVAKQLAELLKAGQHPIAIAHATKGLEQGSHKLISQMIAEEIPAELRTSISAISGPSHAEGVIQGDLTAVSVAGADQGATSQLQHLLATDTFRPYTNPDLVGAELAGALKNIMAIGSGILIGLGYGANSQAALLTRGLVEMRAVGTALGAKPETFLGLAGIGDLIVTGMSPNSRNYRAGRALGQGQALDQVQADMGMVIEGVNTTAAIYEFANQKQINIPITTAIYQVLYQGADIRSEIKELMTRPLKSEA
- the hprK gene encoding HPr(Ser) kinase/phosphatase, with protein sequence MAEEQLSVTVKDLVDNTRLKIVAGKKYLDRQITTADISRPGLEMTGYFNYYAPKRVQLLGITETSFSERMQHDELLMVYRKMADPVTPAFVVSTSLPISEELKQAAEEARIPILTTSLTSSQILSNMTYYLGGQLAPRKSVHGVLIDVHGMGVLITGDAGIGKTEAALELIQQGKARLVADDRVDIHQEDEERLIGEPSEVLRNMMEVRGVGIIDVQQIYGAVSVRSHASIKVNIHLSNGKIGEQSFDRLGNEDDTMEILGVKIKRMVVPVTPGRNTASVIDAAAVKYRTSNMGFDALQTLEQRMNAEIARNEKIDAKEEKEQADD
- a CDS encoding phage holin family protein produces the protein MRFIVNVGVNFGVFLAASLLFPTGFELNNWVAALVAAFVLALLNWSVKPLLFFLSLPLLMLTLGIFSVVINAALLELTAHLVTGFHFANFWWAMLIAVILAITNSFFNERQQGQEVKDGED
- the phoU gene encoding phosphate signaling complex protein PhoU, producing MRRLFDEELADLDSSFTEMGQLVSKTIQAAVQSFIKHDREGARRIIDHDYKINEREAAIEKKSFEMIALYQPVTTDLREIVTILKAVSVLERMGDQARNIATSTIRVKGTKHIKAIEAQLGDMGELVAQMVSEVMSYYVKNDALGAETIATKNHQLSDDAAKVRTEAVDAMKETAEVVDSAADYLVIAGYIKRIGDYTTDIAEWIVYKRTGKIIELNPGYNFFI